A part of Paenibacillus sp. IHBB 10380 genomic DNA contains:
- a CDS encoding calcium-translocating P-type ATPase, SERCA-type, with the protein MELKKWHQMRAEELQDMLGVQPQQGLTEEDVERVRKKNGWNELTEAKRISPIILFLNQFKDFMVLVLMGATLLSGMLGEYLDAITIIAIILLNGILGFVQEFRAERSLLALKQLSAPSAKVIRGGKLDVISTKLLVPGDIIVVESGDRIPADVRWLETNSCSVEESALTGESLPVSKHSQAIDEDEVPLGDQKNIGFMGTMMTRGTAKGIVVRTGMETEMGKIADLIQNTESQDTPLQHRLEQLGKILIIVSLALTVLVVVAGIMNGQPAVGMLLAGVSLAVAAIPEGLPAIVTVALALGVQRMIKRKAIVRKLPSVETLGCASVICSDKTGTLTQNKMTVTHVWVGGRDLEVTGDGYAPLGQILENKCPVELKNDQGLRRLLQIGTLCNNAEIVETVSDETGGKRKGKEEEETDSSWDLKGDPTEGALVALSSKMGMSPSSLNGLYKREEEFPFDSERKLMSVVVCHQGGRLLCTKGAPDVLLRKCSYILWEGKVVPCTGTLRQKVLDANEEMASKALRVLGTAYRDLRPQERVGSEGEAESQLIFVGLTGMIDPPRREVRDAIATCRRAGIKTVMITGDHGTTAEAIAHQLGIIPRGGLSMSGQELSGLSDEQLDAQVDHIYVYARVSPEHKLRIVKSLQRKGHVVAMTGDGVNDAPAIKASDIGIAMGITGTDVTKEASSLILSDDNFSTIVSAIEEGRNIYENIRKFIRYLLASNVGEILTMLFAMMLALPLPLLPIQILWVNLVTDGLPAMALGVDQPEKDLMEHKPRGAKENIFGRRLGWKIISRGFLIGLCTLGAFWLTLRIAPDQPGQLIKAQSVAFATLVIAQLIHVFDCRSSRSIFHRNPFQNKYLVIAVLSSLILMLAVFYIEPLQPIFKTVPLGLREWALTIVAASIPTFLMGIGSVWGGNRHKHRGNGRIVVKSTKISA; encoded by the coding sequence ATGGAATTAAAAAAATGGCATCAGATGCGTGCGGAAGAATTGCAGGATATGTTAGGTGTTCAACCGCAACAGGGCCTTACAGAAGAAGATGTGGAACGAGTCAGAAAGAAGAATGGATGGAATGAATTAACCGAAGCTAAACGGATATCGCCCATTATCCTGTTCTTGAATCAATTTAAAGATTTCATGGTATTGGTATTAATGGGGGCGACTCTTCTATCGGGAATGCTAGGTGAGTATTTGGATGCCATCACGATCATTGCCATTATTCTCTTAAATGGAATTCTAGGATTTGTCCAGGAGTTCCGAGCAGAACGTTCATTGCTTGCCCTTAAGCAATTGTCGGCTCCTAGCGCAAAAGTTATTCGTGGGGGGAAACTAGATGTGATCTCCACGAAGCTACTTGTTCCTGGAGATATCATTGTGGTCGAGAGTGGGGACCGTATTCCGGCAGATGTCCGCTGGCTTGAGACAAATAGTTGTAGTGTTGAAGAGTCTGCGCTGACAGGTGAATCATTGCCAGTGTCGAAACATAGCCAAGCCATCGATGAAGATGAAGTACCATTAGGAGATCAGAAGAATATTGGTTTCATGGGTACGATGATGACCAGAGGAACGGCAAAAGGAATTGTTGTTCGAACGGGTATGGAGACCGAGATGGGTAAGATTGCTGATCTTATACAGAATACGGAATCACAGGACACACCTCTACAACATCGCCTTGAGCAACTTGGTAAAATTCTGATTATTGTATCCTTAGCATTAACTGTTCTGGTCGTTGTTGCAGGTATTATGAATGGACAGCCTGCCGTAGGGATGTTACTTGCTGGTGTTAGCTTGGCCGTGGCTGCGATTCCAGAAGGGCTTCCGGCAATCGTAACTGTAGCCTTAGCACTGGGTGTACAAAGAATGATTAAGCGTAAAGCTATCGTTCGTAAGTTGCCATCTGTGGAGACATTAGGTTGTGCATCTGTTATTTGCTCAGATAAGACAGGAACATTAACACAGAACAAAATGACAGTCACCCATGTTTGGGTGGGTGGTCGAGACCTTGAAGTTACAGGAGATGGATATGCTCCTCTAGGACAAATTCTAGAGAACAAGTGTCCAGTTGAGCTCAAGAATGATCAAGGACTGCGTCGATTATTACAGATTGGGACACTTTGTAACAATGCAGAAATTGTGGAGACCGTTTCAGATGAAACGGGTGGAAAAAGGAAAGGAAAAGAGGAAGAAGAGACTGATTCTAGCTGGGATTTAAAAGGAGATCCCACAGAGGGTGCACTTGTAGCCCTTTCCTCCAAAATGGGAATGTCTCCATCCTCACTCAATGGTCTATATAAACGTGAAGAAGAATTTCCTTTCGACTCAGAACGTAAGCTAATGTCTGTTGTTGTATGCCATCAAGGTGGAAGACTTCTATGTACCAAAGGAGCGCCTGATGTATTACTTCGTAAGTGTTCATATATATTGTGGGAGGGGAAAGTTGTCCCTTGCACAGGCACGTTACGACAGAAGGTACTAGATGCTAATGAAGAGATGGCCTCCAAGGCGCTTCGCGTTCTGGGTACGGCCTACCGCGATTTACGTCCACAGGAAAGAGTGGGAAGCGAGGGTGAGGCAGAGTCACAGCTAATCTTTGTGGGACTCACCGGGATGATTGATCCACCACGTAGGGAAGTTCGTGACGCTATTGCTACATGTCGCCGTGCAGGCATTAAGACTGTTATGATCACTGGGGATCATGGCACTACAGCTGAAGCAATTGCACATCAGCTTGGTATTATACCTCGTGGGGGACTTTCCATGAGTGGGCAGGAACTATCTGGATTAAGTGATGAACAATTGGATGCTCAAGTAGATCATATCTATGTGTATGCGAGGGTATCACCTGAGCATAAGTTACGCATAGTGAAATCGTTGCAGCGCAAGGGACATGTGGTGGCTATGACGGGGGATGGTGTAAATGATGCCCCTGCTATCAAGGCGTCTGATATCGGTATTGCTATGGGGATCACGGGAACAGATGTGACCAAGGAGGCTTCATCTCTTATCCTAAGTGATGATAATTTCTCCACTATCGTATCCGCGATTGAAGAAGGGCGAAATATTTACGAGAATATCCGTAAATTTATTCGTTACCTACTGGCCTCGAATGTGGGGGAGATCCTGACGATGTTATTCGCTATGATGCTAGCACTACCTTTACCGCTGCTACCGATTCAAATTCTATGGGTCAATCTCGTGACCGATGGTTTGCCAGCAATGGCTCTAGGTGTAGATCAACCCGAGAAGGATTTAATGGAACATAAGCCTCGTGGAGCGAAGGAGAACATATTTGGTCGTCGTCTAGGCTGGAAAATTATTAGCCGCGGATTTCTCATTGGGTTATGTACGCTTGGCGCATTCTGGCTAACGTTACGTATTGCTCCAGATCAACCTGGGCAGCTTATCAAAGCACAATCCGTTGCTTTTGCTACATTGGTGATAGCCCAATTGATCCATGTATTTGACTGCCGCAGTTCACGCTCGATATTTCATCGTAATCCGTTCCAGAATAAATATTTAGTCATAGCCGTGTTATCATCCTTAATTCTGATGCTGGCGGTATTTTATATTGAGCCACTTCAACCGATCTTCAAGACTGTACCACTTGGACTGCGTGAATGGGCACTTACGATTGTAGCTGCCAGTATTCCTACCTTCCTTATGGGAATCGGTAGTGTGTGGGGAGGCAATCGTCATAAACATCGTGGTAACGGTAGAATCGTGGTGAAAAGTACAAAGATTTCGGCATAA
- the dapF gene encoding diaminopimelate epimerase, giving the protein MEFTKMHGLGNDFVIIFGEQELPHNAAELAEKYCNRFFGIGADGFVYILPSDIADYKMRIINSDGSEAEQCGNAIRCVAKYLYDHGYVQKEHITIETLRAGAQAVHLQLKHGQVDKITVDMGEPVLEGITIPTTVDAKTVVNYPVKVDGREFRFTAVSMGNPHCVIYVDDAASFDLGTWGPKLEVHPLFPKKVNVEFTTVHDRGKVDMRVWERGVGPTLACGTGACATLVSSVLNGYTDRSAWISLKGGDLFIEWNEEDNHVYMTGPASVVYKGTLEV; this is encoded by the coding sequence ATGGAATTTACTAAAATGCATGGATTAGGTAACGATTTTGTTATTATATTTGGTGAACAAGAATTACCACATAACGCCGCAGAACTGGCTGAGAAATATTGCAATCGATTTTTTGGTATCGGTGCAGACGGCTTTGTATATATATTGCCTTCGGATATTGCCGATTATAAGATGAGGATTATCAATTCAGATGGGTCAGAAGCAGAACAATGTGGGAACGCAATTCGTTGTGTAGCTAAATATCTTTATGATCACGGATACGTTCAGAAGGAACATATTACGATTGAAACGTTAAGAGCAGGAGCACAGGCCGTACATCTTCAATTGAAGCATGGACAGGTAGACAAAATAACTGTTGATATGGGTGAACCTGTGTTGGAAGGGATCACAATCCCAACCACCGTAGATGCCAAAACCGTGGTGAACTATCCAGTGAAGGTAGATGGACGCGAATTCCGATTCACAGCCGTCTCGATGGGTAATCCGCATTGTGTCATTTATGTCGATGATGCGGCCTCTTTTGATCTGGGTACATGGGGACCTAAGCTCGAAGTACATCCTCTGTTTCCCAAAAAAGTGAATGTAGAGTTTACTACAGTACATGATCGCGGTAAAGTTGACATGCGTGTGTGGGAACGCGGCGTAGGCCCCACGTTAGCTTGTGGAACAGGCGCGTGTGCCACACTTGTGTCTTCTGTGTTAAATGGATATACCGATCGTTCTGCTTGGATCAGCCTCAAGGGTGGGGATCTATTCATTGAATGGAATGAAGAGGATAACCACGTCTATATGACCGGCCCAGCTTCAGTTGTATATAAGGGAACACTTGAAGTGTAG